The Bombus pascuorum chromosome 5, iyBomPasc1.1, whole genome shotgun sequence genome segment AGAAGGTACATCCGTGGTTCATTCTTCGATGAACTAACGAAAACTCAAACCTTTATACGGCTCTTTTTTGATTACAAATCATCAACATTCATATCTTTCATCATATCTTTTGACATTCTTTTAAGAGCCATTTATCATGAACATTTGATCAGTTTCACAAAaatgatcaaatattttaaaataaattattcgaaaaaagCTTTTTGTTAATCAACTATCGGTCATAATATTGATTTAAGCCTGAATTACTTAAACTTAacagattttcaaatttgacgATTAATGCACTTTTGCGTACCCCCTTTTTGACGTTCTAATAGTCAAAAAAATACTTTGTATTCGCAAGTAATTACTTTACATTCCCATATCGATCCCTTTGTTGATCTAATTGTTTAATCTTTTATTCATCactgatattttttttattaattctatcCGCTTGTTTCGTACCTCACCAtcacttttataatttaacatttcattggttgtttcattttttcacaatggtacatctttatatttattccagGCGACAAAAGCTTTTTCTACTTTTGCTTcacaaatatcatatatatccTTTTTAGGTACAATTCCAGTTTACTTTGCTCACGGATACGCTTTACTCGCCGCTTCCTTCGGATCTCCTGCCTGTCATTGACgacgaggaagaggaggaaagaCCATTCCCGCGTACTATAGTTGCTGTAGAAGTTCAAGATACGAAGAATGGCGCGACACATTACTGGACACTCGATAAACTTAGGTgtgttacattttatttaatatttcatttcttgaaCAAGCTTTACCTTatcattttatgtttatatatacagggtgagtcacataatttatttcaaactccAGTACATATCTCTCGAGTAAAACGAGATATCAGAAAGCTTTCTTATTGCCACTTTTCTTCTTATTGCCATTATTTGTACCGAATACGATAGCTACTAGCTATTTTATAatctcatttcttttttctaatatcAGTATCAAatgcgaaaaaataaaatatcgttcctTTATCGATTTCTTTATTCTCGGCCATATGATCAGAATCGGTAAGTGTTGACAGCACTCTAAATTCATCGTACGATCGAATAGTAAGGAGGTCGATTAAAGAACTGATAAGAGTGCGGATTCGTGGATCAAGATCTATCATCGCTTTTAATTAGACGCGTGCTTGGATGAAACCGCACAGGGACACTCACGCAAGTAATACGTGTTAACTTATAGACAGCGCTTGGAGTTGATGCGACACGTGTACAACGAGGACTCGAGCCCCAGCACTCCGGAGGCCAAAGAGGATATTTTCCAATGTCTAACCGCCTACTCTAATCCGAAGTTCTCGCTCGCAAATCTTTTGCCTTCGAGGTTGGTGCTCGAACGCGTGAGACTCTTTCCTCTTTATCGTCACACGCTTCACGCCCATCCTCTAACTCtgtcaaattttttatatatacgatTATGTGCAAAATGTCGGTCTTAATCTCGTCTTATCACCGTATTTCTGCTACGTCTCAGTACACTGTCTGTTTGATTTAAACAGTTTCTCTATTCTTCATCTCTTCCCTACCAATGAAATATACTTTCGCTTTGCAATTGTGCTAAATTCAACGaaaatatacatcgatcaaGGATCTCTGCATGGCCAAGCGTGTTTAGTCTGTTTGATATTAACAATCGGAGCGGAATTAACCCCTccgtatattttacaaaattcttttatcttattttgtatcttattttttagtatatttacatttttcttttttatttcctctttaGGCAGTctaaaatttcgttgtaaCAGTTTCAACGATTAGAATGAAATTAGAGAAATAGTCTGTATATTAActaaagaaatatgtaatcaaatttattagaTTGACATTAACTGAAAATTAGTCGAAGGGTTTAACTCCTGTACACGTTTCAACTGCGTCCCGCTGAACACGTGCGCTCCTTGCTGCTGAAGTTTTCTCACATTATCGCTTCGTGACTTCACCGTGCACGTGTCACTGCGAATTACACGAAACTATGATTAAACAACTATGATCGAACAATTTTGACAAAAATCATATAGAATATTCTAGCTGTTCTACATCATTGTAACTCGTAACGTAACTCCTTCTTAGTATGAAAATACAGGGACAgcagaaatatgtaaaatgttgTCCTTAATATATCAACTTTATTACTTAGATGAAATAGAACTTGCATTTCTACGAAAATTTCAGTCACcgtttaagaaaaataaaagacactGAAGTTCTCATGTTATGTCCCTTTATTTGAACATCTACAATATCTGTCATACCACTTTCGAATACATCCGAACACAACACCACGCATACGGTGTAGTATTATGTACAGAGTGTCCTTCACTGTGCTTCTCGACAATGTTTGATTACGTTTTTATCTTATGGCTAAGAAATTCACGAACCGATTAACAACGGAGATTCGACGTTTCCGCTTTTGTGCAGACAAAGACTTGAACTGATGCGAGAAATGTATCATAACGAGGCAGAATTGTCGCCGACATCCCCAGATTTCAATATCGAGTCCATCACTGGAGGTGATCCATTCTACGACCGTTTTCCCTGGTTCCGAATGGTTGGCAGGTAAGAAACCTTTTTAAACATCAGACATTTCCAAAATCTATGCTTTagattatcttttttataaatgtttaacaATCTAGCTGACAGATGAAACGAATCTTCATGAACTTTTTTTCGAGACAGTGAAGAgtacattttacaaaatagccattatcaaaaattgtattttaaaaatatttaacgaccTAGTTGATAAATAaaccaaatattttaatgaattttgttctattaatatgaaacattttgtgtTGTATTTGTAGTGTCGAAGCATTTTGATGTTTATGGCCCTataaaaaaacattaataataaatgtacaatTTGTTTGTTGCCATAGGTCTTTTGTATATCTAAGCAATCTTATGTATCCCGTACCATTGATCCACAAAGTAGCGATAGTAAACGAAAAGGGAGACGTAAAAGGCTACTTGCGTGTAGCTGTGCAAGCTGTTGTTGGTACGTAATCAGTGtctgtatattttcttttattatctcCTACCTTAAGTTTATTTAACTCCTTTATTTCCTCTGATGGaggaaattaaatacatattacgtGATTGATTAGGCGATATTAAGTTGACCGCATCCCTGAAATGCGTATACCTACATGTATATTATCAGTAACACAGTTGATTGTGAAACAATGTCGATATAATGAAACTAGACAACAGTACCACCAATTATTTCAGAAGTAATtaaagaagtaattaaaatgacgTTATCGTCATATAATTTTACTGTTGAATCGTTTCCTTGCTCTgtggattaaaatatttatacgcgtACACTATTgttcgtataaatttaaatttagtatttaaaagatgttacaataatatattttactattcacCACATATGCACACAcacttaaataaataaatatatatacataatatattttacatactatTCAATACATACGCTTATTACTTGGATATCACTGCTTGTATTAATGTTAGAAGTCTTTACGTCAATTTATATCAGTCATAATGAGAAATTTATTGCACGCGATCGATAAGAACACGAAACGCGTtatattttttggaaaaagTATTCTGGCGTAGGATTTTCGTAACGAACCCTTGTTCCAGAAGAGGAAAACAGTGAATACTCAAGTGGCGTCAGACAGTCAGCTAGAATTTCTTTCGAGGATGACTTGTTTGGAAATCAAAAGCAGAACAAACGCAACACTCTGTTAACCCAGACTCTTGAGAAGAACCGACAAATTCTGTTACACGAGGAACGTGTCGTAGAGGGCCACAACGAGCAAAAGGAGGTGAAAGACGAAGACGATATCGGCGATGCAGACAGTGGCAGAGGGGATAGCTCAGTTTCCAGCGACATGAAGGAAGAGGATCTACCGGATCATTTGCAACTTGGCTCTGAATTCACATTCAGGGTTACCGTGTTACAAGCCATGGGCATTTCCACCGAATATGCTGACATTTTTTGTCAATTCAAGTAtgtttagttttatataatacaataataaagatattttatgtagGAAATTGATAGTTAATGCATGATTATGATGCGTTATATCTAGTTTCTTGCATCGACACGATGAAGCATTTTCAACTGAGCCAGTAAAAAATACAGGAAAAGGATGTCCTCCTGGATTTTATCACGTACAAAATGTAAGCTACATCtacattaaaataagaaataacaaataatttgcattaaatgaaaaaaaaaagaaataatttatatatgatcAACTCCGATtatgtatttctttattctttcttttcgtataCTGTTCAGATCACGGTGACAGTAACAAAATCATTCTTGGAATATCTAAAAACTCAGCCAATCGTTTTCGAAGTTTTTGGACACTATCAGCAACATCCTCTGCATAAAGATGCAAAACTGGAATAGTAagcattaaataatttctatgaaatctATCAGTTCGACAAGATATTGTCTTTTTTTAATCCTTAAGATGGTTAGTTATAACGATTTAGTAAGATATTATTGTCTTTCTTAAATCACGAATAAACTCAGTTGCATTGTATTTCATAGCGTAAGACAACCACCGAAGAGAATGCTTCCGCCATCTATACCTATCAGTCAACCCGTACGTTCACCGAAATTCGGCAGTGTTTTACCATCTCCGAGCACGTCGCACGTGCATGCAAAATACGATGTATTAGTTTGGTTTGAGATTTGCGAGTTAGCGCCGAACGGTGAATACGTACCATCCGTAGTCGACCATAGCGATGATCTACCGTGTCGTGGATTGTTTTTGCTCCATCAGGGAATCCAGCGTCGGATTCGAATTACTATTGTACACGAACCAGCGTCTGAGCTACGATGGAAAGATGTGAGAGAGTTGGTTGTCGGACGTATTAGAAACACGCCAGAACCAGAAGAAGAGGATAATGATTCGTCGGTGCTTTCGTTAGGGCTTTTCCCTGGCGAATATCTAGAAGTACCTGGTGATGATAGATGCATGTTCAGATTCGAGGCAGCGTGGGATAGTTCTCTTCATAATTCGGCCTTGCTCAATAGAGTTACAGCTTACGGAGAACAAATCTTCATGACAATTTCTGCTTACCTCGAGGTACGCTTATTCTTTATTCGAatgttttgtattatatatttattagagaTTTAATCACAGATTATGCgttgtatatttaatagagATTAAATGCCTCTATAAGATTCGTTCTctgatttatttcttcatatcATTTCTTTTAGTTGGAGAATTGTGGAAGACCAGCGATCATCACGAAAGACTTGAGTATGATCATTTATGGCAGAGATGCCAGAGTAGGACCACGTTCTCTGAAGCATCTATTCAGCGGAAGCTACCGCAATCAAGAAGCAAACAGACTCAGTGGTGTTTACGAGCTCGTCTTGCGTCGTTCTTCGGAAGCAGGTAGCCCAGGTTTGTCTTGCTACCCTTAGCGTAGACCCCTCTTGATCCTTTCCCTCCTTGTCGATATAATAGTCGCACAAATTTAGGGAAAGgggatattttattagaaagatGTTACTACATTACtagattatataataataaactccGGTGACAATCACGATGACTATTATATCATGTTATTAACGAATTGGCAATTTTCTTCATTATGTTTTATTCCttcttaaattatttcgataaagAAATTTCCAATCTTGGCCAAGACGAAACATATTCATACTTCTTTCTAACATTTCGCTTTTCCCACATTCAGTACCCACCCCACTTTTGCAATTGTTTTTTGCAGGCGTTCAGAGGAGACAACGGCGTGTATTGGACACCAGCTCTACGTATGTTAGAGGAGAGGAGAATCTTCACGGATGGAGACCACGGGGAGATAGCTTAATATTCGATCACCAATGggagttagaaaaattaacacGATTAGAAGAGGTGGAAAGAGTAAGACACACATTGTTGTTACGAGAAAAGCTCGGTATCGACAAAGTGTCATTCtgcaataaaatatctcaTGATTTCACAAAGAGTGAGAAGgtaaaatatcttatatttttattcttataaagATCTAAGAatctttatatagtatttaagcATTTGAGTAGAGTTGAAGAACAGTTAAACAAACGAGATACatccattatatttattcaatacaGGAGGTCTGCAACATGATGGCGAAAGCAACGAATGAAACGCATGCCAGTCCGGTGAAATTGAAGCGTTCAACTAGTAAAGACGTTTACGAGCCTTGGGAGATGaccgaaagagaaaaagaactaGCCACGAAGTATATTAAACTTATTCAAGGTCGCATTCCAAGCAAAGAACCCATTCTATTGTCCGATGTTTCACCCGGAGAAGACACTATGGCCGATATGACGGCATCTATGATATCTTCGGTGATATCATCCTCGTCCCAAGAGTCAGTATACGAGAGAGCTAGTGATTACTTAGAGCAGGTAACCCTCCCCGCATGCCTGAGTGCTCCTGCTAGTAGCGGTTGTCCACGCTTCGTCGCATCATCGTATTTTTATCTCGATGGCAAAAATAGATATTTGTTTTTCGAGATTCAAAGAAAAACGATACTCTCTTTCTTCATTCACATTATCATCGAACATAATTTAATGCcgataaaatgtaaattaaaaatgtaaaattaaaaactggATAACTAATATCTTGAAAtgaaaaacttgaaaatatttcttaacaatTATGAGTGAAGATTGCGAGGATTCGATTCAATTTGAAGGTCGATTTGTCTCTTCCACATACGAGCTTGCAACAAACTCAATGAAATTATTGTGTCAGATCGAAGTTCGATTCACGTTCGCTTTTAAGAACGATCAATAATCGTTTGTTACGCAACGTTTCGAGTAGCTTCGCTGAGTGAAAGTCGCGCTTTTAGCGCAATCAGCTTCTAAGAATCGCTTTCTGTCTACTTTGAAACACAACAATTGGTAGACGATGACTCGAGATTTTCGAGTCAAAGACAACCGCAAGTAAAATTGGACACGGTCAGGGTGATGCTGGAGTGTTACTTGCAGGCTGCTGGTATAATAGTATGGAGCAGATCTAAGTCGTGCATCCTTAGGTTAAGTTCACCGGAGAGAGCTAGACTGCAGGAACTGCAGGAGAGTATATTAGCCAGTGAATCCGCTAATCAACCGTGTACAATTGCACCGGCTCCATTGGGTTCATCTTCCCCATCGAAGGAGAATTTGGTACTCTACGTACCGGAAGTCGAAGAAATTCGCATCAGTCCGGTTATTGCCAGAAAAGGATACCTAAATGTTCTCGAACACAAGACTAATGGTTGGAAGAAACGTTGGGTGGTATGTATATCTTGAatacagtatttttatttctccgtTTCTAGAGTTGATTGATATACCAAAAATATCATTGGTTATTAGGCTGTACGACGACCATACGTTTTAATCTTTCGGGAAGAAAAGGACCCAGTGGAGAGAGCTCTAATTAATTTAGCTACTGCTCAAGTTGAATATTCTGAAGATCAATTAGCTATGGTGAAAGTACCAAATACTTTCAGGTAAGTTATcgagtatataaagttatttacttTTGAATGTAATCCGTGTTAGACATCTCAAATCGgcattctttattttacagCGTCGTTACAAAACATCGAGGATACTTATTGCAAACTTTAGGAGATAAGGAGGTTTATGACTGGCTGTACGCTATTAATCCTCTTCTTGCTGGTCAAATCAGGTAAGGCTgttcatttgaaattatatttaaaaaagtctATAATCCGATACGTTTATACGAACAAATAAAGATTTTAGGTTTTGagagtatttataaatttgtatcacaatatataattcataaaaatgtacttATAACGTTAACAAATCTCGCTAACTAATATACTTGACAATTGTTTGCAGGTCAAAACTAGCACGTAAGGGGCCAGCTACGAATCTGAATAACGCTTCGCCTGTTGGTCTAGTCCCGCCCATAGATCAACAGTCGAACCAAAATAAGTGAGTGGCCGACACGTTGGCCGAGGTAACGAGCGTCATTGCAAAAGCCTCCGAAAAGGTGCTTTGCTGGTCGCACTCGGCCTTCGAGTCTCATGATCTCTGTAGCTTTCGATTTTCGGTAGTTTTCGATTATTAAAACGCCTCGAAAAATGCGTACTAACGATTGACTACCAGCTTCGGTAGCCGCCGATTAATATCTCGTGACATCTGATTTAACTACCCGTCAGCCCTTTTACTCCTGGCGACCGaatagagaaatgaaaatcGGAACGACTCTTAAATGCAAGGGCATGTTTATCTTTCGACAAGAAAAAATGGTTATACGTGTTCGAATTATtgacattattattttcagaatCGCAAATTATCCTTCAGTGGTCTCTCCGTTCATTTTGATACACGATCAAAATGTACAATAACGTCGATGAGACATTACCACGAGCTCGCGATACCtatcttataatatattcgaatTTCTCGATATTAGTCGGTCGTACGAAGCGATTCTCTTTTAAGCGTGGAACGCATACAGTGAAGAGCAACATATTTATGCCTAAATAAAACATTCCTAAGACGATCATAGAAAACGAGGCAAGAGAATACACATTGTAGGTATACTCATTAAAGAGAAGATGTGGCGCGAGAGGAAgcaagaaagagagggagagaacgagagagagagagagagagagaaagagaagtaGGGAAAAGGCGATGTAGCGAAATTATGAATTTCTGAGTGTTTATGtctgagagaaagagagaaaaagagaacgaaaggaagaagagaacaGGAAttaaggaaagagagaaataagaGATTCTACACCAAAAAGGGTGCGAATTATTTCGAACGCGAATTCTAAACGGTAATCGTTGAACAATTCATTGTTAGTAATTCGTTTATGTAATTCTGTTTGTCTATTATGACCGTTATCGAAATAATCCTTTTTCCTCTTGTTTCGTGTTGCTGTAGTATTAACCATTTTACACCTCGAATAACGAATACTTGAGTCACAAGTAGAATATCGAGGTCACAACAAGTTTCACTCAAATTTGTACTCTTACTGTATAGACCAGTATTCAAACATAAAGATCGAGGGAAACATTTTTCTGTCTCAACAGAGAATGTTCGTAATAACAATACGGATAATTTGCAGTATTATTTAGACGAAACGACGAgtcagatatatttttatattcagtACAAACATTCGTTAAAACTTTTATGTCAGTGTTAGTTACTGGCATAATCCTCATTatcatttaagaaatatttttcttcattaatttcagttatattccaatttttctatcaatcTTACCTAACCAAGTTATCAGTGAAAAACGATTACCAACATATTTTGTTGAACGGcagataaaatggaaaatttgtaaGCGGATTATTTTCTCGGTTGTTTGTACGCGGAGGTCTACACAAAAGTGAGCCCCGCTTCTGTTACAGTTTTTGCTTACTATACTGTTGTAGAGTCTGatagttttattttgttaacgAGGACGTACATGTCGATGAAGAACAAGAAACCGTACTTTAATAAGTTATATACGCACTCAGCTTTTTTAACCCTTTGAAGCAAAAATTTAGGTGAAACGAACCGATAGTATTGACATTaatcgtttttcttttatatatatgaattttattgctcagtacatatttatatacatattagctttaattatttattttaatttatgttatacTTTTACAACCATATAGTAGTAATCAAGTTGCAATTACACACCCCAATTTAAGAGATAGACTGATTATTTATGAccttttaattgaaattgtaaatgtatttaattaatattgtcaagtatacaatatatatatttcacaattgaaaatttgtgCGTAGTTATGAAACAGCCTCAAATACGAGAATTTAGTGGGTAAtcaatttcgattatttatttattggcagaaatttgaattaaaccgtataattattattatacaataaaatgaaCGAATTGATGGACAGAATTACCGCGATAAAATTAGTTATTTGATTACGTCGTGTTTCAGTACATCCccagaaatattatatttcatttttcctagTATAACAATAGGAGTGCAATGTTGGTTAATTCTTAAAGTTAAATGATCTTTCATCCCTCAAAATGTATGAAAAACATTGTACAATATtaaagttttttaattatccttcttttttattaaaaggtAATATTTAGTATTGTTAGATTGTTGCTTATGtctaataatatatcaaaGAGACTCCAAGTCCTGTTTAAAATGGGAATGGTAGAATCCATGTaacataaatatagaaaataaatataagaaatgtaatattcataatattaattcttgaAAGCAAGCACATTACAATGCCAAAAGtgtactctctctctctattgcTATTTTCTAAGATGTTTATTGTATATCTACAGAATAACTGTATTTACAAACTTAGGATTAAAATAAAGGTTTACGACATGCGCTTTTAcacataataattaaaataaaaaataaacaatgcATAATTCAGatattcattcttttttttttaacatgtAAGAAGACATCTATGAATTGTACAAGAGCATAGTACGTATACGTATGCATAatgtatttatgaatattaccTACGATACGtagcatttatattttaatcgtgTTATTTAcgcataatttatttgttatactATATACGACAAACAACTGTGCGTGTAAGTAAAtaaaaccaaaagaaaagtatTGCTTCAGGGGGTTAAAgacataatttattactacgtaaagaaggaaaaaaaattgaatgttAAGCATGGAGtagacaaataaaaaattaattaatggaaaatagGACAAGTGagcagaaaaaaaaatgatacgaGCGTTGTGAATAAAAATACAGGAACGCTGTCGAtaagattaataatcattgttgttattaaaagacaaaatgCGGAATTAAAGGGAGatgagagaagagaaagggaagaaCTAAAGGGGAGAGAATGGAAAAGCGCGTGTGCgcgagagagagtgagagtgaAAGAGATAGCGCGAAAGAACATGTttgcttttatatatatatatatatatataataaaaaatatatatattatatatatatataccttatatataaagtatattatataaatatataaataaatttaatattaatataagcATTTTGTCAAATGTCGAAGACCATCTGGAGGCATACGATAAAAAGGCTAACGATGATTTGATCTGTACCAAGTATGTAAGTTCATGTACTTACTTGTTTGTAAGGTAACTAAAAACTTTATTGCAAaaacgttttcgtttttgatcgTTTGCTATGGAAAAAGACATAGATCGATGCTGTaacttgtatttattattattattataattattcgattTTCGCTAGACTCACTGTAAGTGGTAACGTGTAATAAATCGGTCAATAAAAAGCTTACATGCTTAATGAATTCCTTTTGTGACATATCCTTGTGTTAAATTTGAcatcaaaagtaaaatttgctTTTTTGTTCCTTATATGGAGACAAAAAATCaataagatattatttaatcattaaaaaatcagTAAATTATCAATGAACTCAtcataagaatttttaaattttctttcatcgtcATAATCAAGTTTCCAGGGAATATTCATATGTTTAGTCAACTTTTTAAAAGCGTTGTCTAATGTCTGTGCAACTTGTTCATTTGATTGAGTGGATAGATGATTTTGCACAATCTGTTTATATTCGTCTTGATAACAATATGTCAAATAAAAAACAGATATGCACAcgttcgatataaaatataagtcAACTTGACGTGTTAAAATAGCAGTAATTATTaactgaaaaagaaacatcaattagaacaaaattatatataacttaattgtaatattactttgaaaaatagGTTACATTTAAGAATGGTgccattatttcattttttggaCGGccttttttcacattttcaatAATCTGTGTTACTAAAATTTCAATCATATTACAACACAACTTATTTACTTTATCACAAAATGAGAATAAACCCAATTCCATTGTTGTTAAAAGTGGTTGTAATAGTTCGGACGGTAAATCGAGCACTTTTTGAGGATTATCCTTACAAAAAGACAACatcatttcaaaatatctgtaagaaatgtattttaatttaattagaataacTTCACAGTGGTTTTGATACAATGATAAATAATGGTAACTTACTGTGAACACAAAcgtggaaatttaaataaatctgtaGTCATCATAGGCATAATTATAGATAAGTCTTGTAAAGACATTGTTTTATTGTTCAATATATTATCGgatacaatattaattaaaattttcatcagGAACAAGATATCCTGATAATTACCTTCATCTGCAATTGAATCTATAGTCAgtctattaatattacaacGTATATAATTTCGTATTGCACTTAAATATATCTCAGATACATGTGCAGCATCAGTCTAaaagaatgaatttatttgacattataatagaaataaatattatttttcatgacGATTGTTGTATTAAAGCAGTACGAttagattgaaaattattttaccttagttatgtaaagaaaaattagatttaattCATCTGTACATTCAAGAagtaattctaaaattaattgtatatcTTGATAATTATGGtacaaagatattaaatttggTAGCTCAGATAATATCGGTTGAATGTTGTGATATAGTGATATCTCTGTTGATACTTGTCTATTAGCTTGTGCTACTCCTATAATATTAGagtatgttttaaatattaatagtaagtattttatatacagtgCGCTTAATGTTAAACTAGTAAAAATCAATTAGTAAAGCGACTAACCAATAAACATTTAAGtttaaagcaaaatttaaaaagcaaaCTTACCAATAAAACGTTCTAAAATATCTGTAACTTGAATTTTAATCTCTTCTTGATGGTaacattgtaaaaatttttcattagaggtaatttgtttaaatttgtcTATCAATGGTTGCAGAGTGTATGCCCAATATGACTGATCTACCTCATTTTCAATCCCGAATTGAACCACTGATCGCATTAATCCTCTTTTGACTACTTCTGGAAGGTCATGTTGTCCTTTTGTGGCTAAATATATGATACTTTCAAGACCTTTGGAGTCTAATATATGCATGGCACTGAAAAGCATATACATACTACATGTAAAatgatatacataaaatataatactattcTTTATTAACGCGCTTACTTTTGTGAACTACTAGTAATTGATATCAACATCTTCATAGTTCTTTGCAATATTACAGGTTCATTTTTAAAGGCATTAATATTGAActctattttttcaaaaagaaaatttagagCCCATGTTGCAATCAGACTATCTCCTCCGAAACATTTTAAGTATATAGGAGACATTTTAGtataatggaattttaattgtaaaa includes the following:
- the LOC132907144 gene encoding kinesin-like protein unc-104 isoform X5, translating into MSSVKVAVRVRPFNNREISREAQCIIEMSGNTTSILNPKAPPGSKDALKSFNYDYSYFSMDPNDANYSSQLMVYKDIGEEMLEHAFEGYNVCIFAYGQTGAGKSYTMMGKQEEGQEGIIPQICKDLFRKISRNSNECLKYSVEVSYMEIYCERVRDLLNPKNKGNLRVREHPLLGPYVEDLSKLAVMSYQDIHDLIDEGNKARTVAATNMNETSSRSHAVFTIFFTQQKQDSATGLVTEKVSKISLVDLAGSERADSTGAKGTRLKEGANINKSLTTLGKVISALAEIATKKKKKADFIPYRDSVLTWLLRENLGGNSKTAMIAAVSPADINYDETLSTLRYADRAKQIVCKAVVNEDANAKLIRELKEEIQKLRELLKQEGIDVQEGDEIVRATKREDDVKESRPRIPSHTTSTIAEEAVDQLQASEKLIAELNETWEEKLKRTEIIRLQREAVFAEMGVAVKEDGVTVGVFSPKKTPHLVNLNEDPLMSECLIYYIKDGFTRIGSAEANIPQDIQLCGPHILSEHCVFENHEGIITLIPKKGALIYVNGREVTESIVLKTGSRVILGKNHVFRFNHPDQVRERREKGSPAETPGNGETVDWNFAQIELLEKQGIDLKAEMEKRLLALEEQFRKEKEEADQLFEEQRKNYEARIDALQRQVEEQSMTMSMYSSYTPEDFNNIEEDIFVNPLFDAESNWTEREFQLAAWAFRKWKYHQFTSLRDDLWGNAIFLKEANAISVELKKKVQFQFTLLTDTLYSPLPSDLLPVIDDEEEEERPFPRTIVAVEVQDTKNGATHYWTLDKLRQRLELMRHVYNEDSSPSTPEAKEDIFQCLTAYSNPKFSLANLLPSRQRLELMREMYHNEAELSPTSPDFNIESITGGDPFYDRFPWFRMVGRSFVYLSNLMYPVPLIHKVAIVNEKGDVKGYLRVAVQAVVEEENSEYSSGVRQSARISFEDDLFGNQKQNKRNTLLTQTLEKNRQILLHEERVVEGHNEQKEVKDEDDIGDADSGRGDSSVSSDMKEEDLPDHLQLGSEFTFRVTVLQAMGISTEYADIFCQFNFLHRHDEAFSTEPVKNTGKGCPPGFYHVQNITVTVTKSFLEYLKTQPIVFEVFGHYQQHPLHKDAKLEYVRQPPKRMLPPSIPISQPVRSPKFGSVLPSPSTSHVHAKYDVLVWFEICELAPNGEYVPSVVDHSDDLPCRGLFLLHQGIQRRIRITIVHEPASELRWKDVRELVVGRIRNTPEPEEEDNDSSVLSLGLFPGEYLEVPGDDRCMFRFEAAWDSSLHNSALLNRVTAYGEQIFMTISAYLELENCGRPAIITKDLSMIIYGRDARVGPRSLKHLFSGSYRNQEANRLSGVYELVLRRSSEAGSPGVQRRQRRVLDTSSTYVRGEENLHGWRPRGDSLIFDHQWELEKLTRLEEVERVRHTLLLREKLGIDKVSFCNKISHDFTKSEKEVCNMMAKATNETHASPVKLKRSTSKDVYEPWEMTEREKELATKYIKLIQGRIPSKEPILLSDVSPGEDTMADMTASMISSVISSSSQESVYERASDYLEQAAGIIVWSRSKSCILRLSSPERARLQELQESILASESANQPCTIAPAPLGSSSPSKENLVLYVPEVEEIRISPVIARKGYLNVLEHKTNGWKKRWVAVRRPYVLIFREEKDPVERALINLATAQVEYSEDQLAMVKVPNTFSVVTKHRGYLLQTLGDKEVYDWLYAINPLLAGQIRSKLARKGPATNLNNASPVGLVPPIDQQSNQNK